A single region of the Chrysoperla carnea chromosome 5, inChrCarn1.1, whole genome shotgun sequence genome encodes:
- the LOC123300847 gene encoding proline-rich protein PRCC, producing MSLVPYDGSDISDSEEEAETNNLPETVEQKSEAVQNTEISNGISNNSLFNLPTPKAAYSEIITEEENDEFLQKKPEKNLQEKKPVKITIPSLSQFDEDEISNNIPFKKFRPASTKGTGLFSILPPPKTGSNTSLVPQSVKKPKPVQTPLVPRAIKKQVEEKLKQKIDLISTKDQTNGVTHDEDDDDNDTGTDFFSLDKPEPEYYPELPEEEDKHVEVVKPSVEPMPSASQYIPLVANEDVSQFESNQVVDNRLGLDEAALKALIGSKGKRKLETASAQILDLHEHDIKPDNKEWYQNALLQGTGPEEQEAVKAVPGGILKRKHQITYLAQQAKANEQQLKNLWAQNRATRQQTQSKYGF from the exons atgtcTTTAGTTCCATATGATGGAAGTGATATTAGTGATAGCGAGGAAGAAGCTGAAACAAACAACTTACCAGAGACAGTTGAACAGAAATCTGAAGCTGTACAAAATACAGAAATTAGTAATGGTATTTCAAATAATAGTTTGTTTAATTTACCAACTCCAAAAGCAGCTTATTCTGAAATTATAACAGAAGAAGAAAATGatgaatttcttcaaaaaaaacctgaaaaaaaCTTACAAGAGAAA AAGCCTGTGAAAATAACTATACCCAGCCTGTCACAATTTGATGAagatgaaatttcaaataatataccttttaaaaaatttcgaccTGCAAGTACGAAAGGGACaggattattttctattttaccaCCGCCAAAAACTGGTAGCAATACAAGCTTAGTACCTCAAAGTGTTAAAAAACCAAAACCTGTTCAAACACCTCTTGTGCCTCGTGCGATTAAGAAACAAGTTGAAgagaaattgaaacaaaagatTGATCTTATTTCTACGAAAGATCAAACAAATGGTGTTACACATGATGAAGATGACGATGATAATGATACTGGAACAGACTTTTTCTCATTAGATAAACCTGAACCAGAATATTACCCTGAATTACCGGAAGAAGAGGATAAACATGTTGAAGTAGTTAAACCCAGTGTTGAGCCTATGCCATCAGCCTCACAATATATTCCACTGGTAGCTAATGAAGATGTTAGCCAGTTTGAAAGTAATCAAGTCGTTGATAACCGATTAGGATTAGATGAAGCTGCTTTAAAAGCCCTGATAGGTTCGAAAG gcaaaaGAAAATTGGAAACAGCATCTGCACAAATTCTTGATTTACACGAACATGATATCAAACCTGATAACAAGGAATGGTATCAAAATGCATTACTACAAGGTACTGGTCCTGAAGAACAAGAAGCCGTTAAAGCTGTACCTGGTGGAATATTAAAACGCAAACATCAAATAACGTATTTGGCTCAACAAGCCAAGGCTAATGAACAGCAATTAAAGAACTTGTGGGCACAAAATCGTGCTACACGTCAGCAAACACAATCGAAATACGGTTTTTAG
- the LOC123300854 gene encoding LOW QUALITY PROTEIN: ornithine decarboxylase antizyme 1 (The sequence of the model RefSeq protein was modified relative to this genomic sequence to represent the inferred CDS: inserted 2 bases in 1 codon), producing the protein MMKRSAASTSDAECFRSSLGTGPLWWSXDEQGGAAVRLRLVWGGTDVHTGGGKWEAVLLQNPRRLIVALPAGSLASGSRDAFIAMLEYAEEKLGCQYVIVLFPADRPDRAALVRTFMFLGLTPLRPTSPVLPKGLPPDHVAMLYNISL; encoded by the exons ATGATGAAGCGCTCTGCCGCCAGCACTAGTGACGCCGAATGTTTCCGTTCATCTCTGGGTACAGGGCCTCTGTGGTGGTC TGATGAGCAGGGGGGCGCGGCTGTGCGATTGCGACTAGTCTGGGGTGGAACTGATGTTCATACTGGTGGTGGTAAATGGGAAGCAGTATTACTACAAAACCCAAGACGTTTAATTGTGGCTTTGCCAGCGGGCTCCCTAGCTTCGGGTTCCCGGGACGCATTTATTGCAATGCTCGAATATGCTGAGGAAAAACTTGGATGTCAATATGTCATTGTATTATTCCCAGCTGATCGACCAGATCGTGCCGCATTGGTGCGTACATTCATGTTTCTTGGATTAACACCTCTGCGTCCAACCAGTCCAGTGCTACCAAAAGGTTTACCACCAGATCATGTCGCAATGTTGTACAACATTTCTTTGTag